From the genome of Phyllostomus discolor isolate MPI-MPIP mPhyDis1 chromosome 12, mPhyDis1.pri.v3, whole genome shotgun sequence, one region includes:
- the TM2D3 gene encoding TM2 domain-containing protein 3 isoform X2, with amino-acid sequence MAAAVGCLGAVARFSRVLLFLSQFYILSGGESTDMPPPYVMKCPSNGPCSRLPADCIECRTNASCVYGKPAAFDCTVKPFVTCVDQDFRSQKNFVINMTCRFCWQLPETEYECSNSTACMTVSCPRQRYTANCTVRDHVHCLGNRTFPKMLYCNWTGGYKWSTALALSITLGGFGADRFYLGQWREGLGKLFSFGGLGIWTLIDVLLIGVGYVGPADGSLYI; translated from the exons ATGGCGGCTGCGGTTGGCTgcttgggggctgtggcccgctTTAGCCGTGTGCTCCTCTTCCTCTCACAGTTTTATATCTTGTCGGGCGGTG AAAGCACCGACATGCCCCCTCCGTACGTGATGAAGTGCCCCAGCAACGGTCCGTGCAGCCGCCTCCCCGCAGACTGTATCGAGTGCAGGACGAACGCCTCCTGTGTCTACGGGAAGCCCGCTGCTTTCGACTGCACGGTCAAGCCATTTGTTACCTGCGTT GATCAGGACTTCAGGTCCCAAAAGAACTTCGTCATCAACATGACCTGCAGGTTCTGCTGGCAGCTCCCGGAGACCGAGTACGAGTGCTCCAACTCTACCGCCTGCATGACGGTGTCCTGTCCCCGGCAGCGCTACACCGCCAACTGCACGGTGCGGGACCACGTGCACTGCCTGG gtaaCCGGACTTTCCCGAAAATGCTGTACTGCAACTGGACTGGAGGTTACAAGTGGTCCACGGCCCTGGCGCTGAG CATCACCCTCGGCGGGTTCGGAGCCGACCGCTTCTACCTGGGCCAGTGGAGAGAAGGCCTCGGCAAGCTCTTCAGCTTCGGGGGCCTGGGCATATGGACGCTGATAGACGTGCTGCTGATCGGCGTCGGCTACGTGGGCCCGGCGGACGGCTCTCTGTACATTTAG
- the TM2D3 gene encoding TM2 domain-containing protein 3 isoform X1, with the protein MAAAVGCLGAVARFSRVLLFLSQFYILSGGGSLNLEHSQPLAQSIRDPGPTRTFTVVPRAAESTDMPPPYVMKCPSNGPCSRLPADCIECRTNASCVYGKPAAFDCTVKPFVTCVDQDFRSQKNFVINMTCRFCWQLPETEYECSNSTACMTVSCPRQRYTANCTVRDHVHCLGNRTFPKMLYCNWTGGYKWSTALALSITLGGFGADRFYLGQWREGLGKLFSFGGLGIWTLIDVLLIGVGYVGPADGSLYI; encoded by the exons ATGGCGGCTGCGGTTGGCTgcttgggggctgtggcccgctTTAGCCGTGTGCTCCTCTTCCTCTCACAGTTTTATATCTTGTCGGGCGGTG GATCCTTAAATTTAGAGCATTCGCAGCCGCTGGCTCAGTCAATAAGGGACCCGGGCCCAACACGTACTTTCACAGTAGTTCCCAGGGCAGCAG AAAGCACCGACATGCCCCCTCCGTACGTGATGAAGTGCCCCAGCAACGGTCCGTGCAGCCGCCTCCCCGCAGACTGTATCGAGTGCAGGACGAACGCCTCCTGTGTCTACGGGAAGCCCGCTGCTTTCGACTGCACGGTCAAGCCATTTGTTACCTGCGTT GATCAGGACTTCAGGTCCCAAAAGAACTTCGTCATCAACATGACCTGCAGGTTCTGCTGGCAGCTCCCGGAGACCGAGTACGAGTGCTCCAACTCTACCGCCTGCATGACGGTGTCCTGTCCCCGGCAGCGCTACACCGCCAACTGCACGGTGCGGGACCACGTGCACTGCCTGG gtaaCCGGACTTTCCCGAAAATGCTGTACTGCAACTGGACTGGAGGTTACAAGTGGTCCACGGCCCTGGCGCTGAG CATCACCCTCGGCGGGTTCGGAGCCGACCGCTTCTACCTGGGCCAGTGGAGAGAAGGCCTCGGCAAGCTCTTCAGCTTCGGGGGCCTGGGCATATGGACGCTGATAGACGTGCTGCTGATCGGCGTCGGCTACGTGGGCCCGGCGGACGGCTCTCTGTACATTTAG